A stretch of Acidimicrobiales bacterium DNA encodes these proteins:
- a CDS encoding TIGR03560 family F420-dependent LLM class oxidoreductase: protein MDFSFWPTTAQPWPDLLAGCQWAETNGWHGVWVPDHFMTNVPVGPPVDEELAPWLEAWTTQAALAALVPRVRIGTMVGGNRYRHPALVANMAGTVDEISGGRLVVGLGAGWQENEHQRYGIDLGSVAARSDALEEACAVIRGLLDGQRTTFAGEHYALDEAPCAPAGFEGRRIPLLVGGKGEQRTLRTVARHADQWNMWAYPHEVAHKREVIARWCDEVDRDPAEIRITISAMGRLCESPEERERVSARLGNHGGLVGASVGEIRDAVGAYAEAGVDELVIADFNLPLDRRSDLLDELQQDVFADFGDFSRQ from the coding sequence ATGGACTTCAGCTTCTGGCCGACCACCGCCCAACCCTGGCCCGATCTGCTCGCCGGCTGTCAGTGGGCCGAAACCAACGGGTGGCACGGCGTCTGGGTACCCGACCACTTCATGACCAACGTGCCGGTCGGCCCGCCGGTTGACGAGGAACTCGCCCCCTGGCTCGAAGCCTGGACCACGCAGGCGGCGCTGGCGGCGTTGGTGCCGCGGGTCCGCATCGGCACGATGGTCGGCGGGAACCGCTACCGCCACCCCGCGCTCGTCGCGAACATGGCGGGCACGGTGGACGAGATCTCGGGCGGGCGGCTCGTCGTCGGGCTCGGTGCCGGCTGGCAGGAGAACGAGCACCAGCGCTACGGAATCGATCTCGGCTCGGTTGCGGCCCGCTCCGATGCCCTGGAGGAAGCCTGCGCGGTGATCCGGGGCCTGCTCGACGGTCAGCGAACGACCTTCGCCGGCGAGCACTACGCGCTCGATGAGGCGCCGTGCGCGCCGGCGGGATTCGAGGGTCGACGGATTCCCCTGCTCGTGGGCGGCAAGGGGGAGCAACGCACGTTGCGTACCGTCGCCCGCCACGCCGACCAGTGGAACATGTGGGCGTATCCCCATGAGGTCGCCCACAAGCGGGAGGTGATCGCCCGCTGGTGCGACGAGGTCGATCGTGATCCGGCCGAGATTCGCATCACGATCTCCGCCATGGGCCGCCTCTGCGAGTCGCCGGAGGAACGGGAGCGGGTGTCGGCGCGGTTGGGGAACCATGGTGGCCTGGTCGGCGCCTCGGTCGGCGAGATCCGCGACGCGGTCGGCGCCTATGCGGAGGCGGGAGTGGACGAGCTCGTCATCGCGGACTTCAACCTGCCCCTCGACCGTCGGTCGGACCTGCTCGACGAGTTACAGCAGGACGTTTTCGCTGATTTCGGCGACTTCTCGCGCCAGTGA
- a CDS encoding phosphoribosyltransferase: MSDEREVLDYATYGSAVRELAQAVADDGYRPELILAIARGGLFVAGSLGYALSVKNIYVMNCEYYTGVDERLPVPVMLPPYVDFVDMEDAKVLIADDVADTGHTLKMVHDLCSARVAEVRSAVLYEKSHSLVKCEYVWKRTDQWINFPWSTEPPVVSAEDARHRVVDA; encoded by the coding sequence ATGAGCGACGAGCGTGAAGTACTCGACTACGCCACGTACGGCAGCGCCGTCCGGGAGCTGGCCCAGGCGGTGGCCGACGACGGCTACCGCCCCGAACTGATCCTGGCGATCGCTCGCGGTGGGCTCTTCGTGGCCGGATCACTCGGCTACGCCCTGTCGGTCAAGAACATCTACGTGATGAACTGCGAGTACTACACCGGCGTCGACGAGCGCCTGCCCGTTCCCGTGATGCTCCCTCCCTATGTCGACTTCGTGGACATGGAGGACGCCAAGGTCCTCATCGCCGACGACGTGGCCGACACGGGCCACACCCTGAAGATGGTCCACGATCTCTGCTCGGCGCGGGTCGCGGAGGTGCGGTCGGCGGTGCTCTACGAGAAGTCCCACTCGCTGGTGAAGTGCGAGTACGTCTGGAAGCGGACCGACCAGTGGATCAACTTCCCGTGGTCGACCGAGCCGCCGGTGGTCAGCGCCGAGGACGCCCGCCACCGCGTCGTCGACGCGTAG
- a CDS encoding nuclear transport factor 2 family protein has protein sequence MIHTVMDNWDAHLRGEFPGGLDELLHDDCVFLSPIVFSPQRGKELTKLYLGAAGNVLPGDMADEPDPAKAFRYTKRVLDGNHAVLEFETYIGDTLVNGVDIMTCDDDGKIVEFKVMIRPLQAINLVHANMKAMLETMQG, from the coding sequence ATGATCCACACCGTCATGGACAACTGGGACGCCCACCTGCGCGGGGAGTTCCCCGGCGGGCTCGACGAGCTCCTCCACGACGATTGCGTCTTCCTGTCGCCGATCGTCTTCTCGCCCCAGCGGGGCAAGGAACTCACAAAGCTCTACCTCGGTGCGGCGGGCAACGTCCTGCCCGGTGACATGGCCGACGAGCCCGATCCCGCGAAGGCCTTCCGCTACACCAAGCGGGTCCTCGACGGGAACCATGCGGTCCTCGAGTTCGAGACCTACATCGGCGACACGCTGGTGAACGGTGTCGACATCATGACGTGCGACGACGATGGCAAGATCGTCGAGTTCAAGGTGATGATCCGGCCGCTCCAGGCCATCAATCTCGTGCACGCCAACATGAAGGCGATGCTCGAGACGATGCAGGGCTGA
- a CDS encoding PhoH family protein yields the protein MTGPSRTYVLDTSVLLSDPSALGRFEEHAVVIPLATLTELEAKRHHLELGWAARSALRALEELRERHGTLLEPLPVNDYGGTVRVELNHTNADILPDGFRADTNDNRILSVAANLAADLAAEGAAVVLVSKDLPLRLKAGVVGLEASEFRDTDVADDGWTGYTDLMVDSATVDELYADGVVDLEEARALPVNTGVALVAGSQSGLGRIHGDKRVHRIIERPVFDVRPRSAEQHVALDLLTDDRVGIVSLGGRAGTGKSVLALAAALDAVLEQRSHSRVIVFRPLYAVGGQDLGYLPGTEGDKMSPWAAAVHDALEAIAGPEVVDEVIHRELLEVLPLTHIRGRSITDTFVIVDEAQNLERNVLLTALTRVGENTKVVLTHDVAQRDNLRVGRYDGIGAVVDHLRGHPLFGHVTLTRSERSEVAALVAGLLDGRS from the coding sequence ATGACAGGACCGAGTCGCACCTACGTCCTCGACACCTCCGTACTCCTGAGCGATCCCTCTGCTCTCGGTCGGTTCGAGGAACACGCCGTCGTCATCCCGCTCGCAACGCTCACCGAACTCGAGGCGAAACGCCATCATCTCGAGCTCGGTTGGGCCGCCCGCAGCGCCCTACGAGCCCTCGAAGAGCTCCGGGAACGACACGGCACCCTGCTCGAGCCGCTTCCCGTCAACGACTACGGCGGCACGGTGCGGGTGGAGCTCAACCACACGAACGCAGACATCCTCCCGGACGGGTTCCGCGCCGACACCAACGACAACCGGATCCTCAGCGTGGCTGCCAATCTCGCGGCCGACCTCGCCGCCGAGGGCGCGGCGGTCGTGCTCGTGTCCAAGGACCTGCCCCTGCGGCTCAAGGCGGGCGTGGTCGGGCTCGAGGCCTCGGAGTTCCGCGACACCGACGTCGCCGACGACGGCTGGACGGGCTACACCGACCTGATGGTCGACTCCGCCACGGTCGACGAGCTCTACGCCGACGGCGTCGTCGATCTCGAGGAGGCCCGGGCATTGCCGGTCAACACGGGCGTCGCGCTCGTGGCCGGCTCCCAGTCGGGCCTCGGGCGCATCCACGGCGACAAGCGGGTCCATCGCATCATCGAACGCCCCGTGTTCGACGTGCGGCCCCGGTCGGCCGAGCAGCATGTCGCCCTCGACCTGCTCACCGACGACCGGGTCGGCATCGTCTCCCTGGGCGGACGGGCCGGCACCGGCAAGAGCGTGCTCGCCCTCGCCGCCGCTCTCGACGCCGTGCTCGAGCAGCGGTCCCACTCGCGGGTCATCGTCTTCCGTCCGCTCTACGCGGTCGGTGGCCAGGATCTCGGCTACCTGCCGGGCACCGAGGGCGACAAGATGTCGCCCTGGGCCGCCGCCGTCCACGATGCTCTGGAAGCCATCGCCGGCCCCGAGGTCGTCGACGAGGTCATCCATCGCGAGCTGCTCGAGGTCCTGCCGCTGACCCACATCCGCGGGCGCTCGATCACCGACACGTTCGTGATCGTCGACGAGGCCCAGAACCTCGAACGCAACGTGCTGCTCACCGCCCTCACCCGGGTCGGCGAGAACACGAAGGTCGTGCTCACCCACGACGTCGCCCAGCGCGACAACCTCCGCGTCGGTCGCTACGACGGCATCGGTGCCGTGGTCGACCATCTGCGGGGGCACCCGCTCTTCGGCCACGTCACCCTCACCCGCTCCGAACGCAGTGAGGTCGCCGCCCTCGTCGCCGGCCTGCTCGACGGGCGCAGTTGA
- a CDS encoding molybdopterin-dependent oxidoreductase translates to MEAEERAGTDHPAWYGAVAGFLAAAIALIFGEVVEAFSETIPGLVLGMGEWILDITPGEVAQESIENLGSSGKSSLIPGITITALLLGAGLGYLSRRRSLWIGVAGFAAFGLLGGFTTARNPQSPALASWFWAIVAALLGIGTLVLLLTRLHRPTRLAGVLEDPREKRPTRRAFLTWSAGAGAVAVTGMTVARAAEGTSAAEVARRELDFSGVTGTTTLPTGDPITPGSFDTVDGIARYITPNDTFYRIDTALSVPQVDPDSWSLSFTGMVDNPYSLTFEEILAMDLEEHVITLSCVSNNVGGGLVGNAKWAGVPLTRLLDEAGVQPGAEQVVGRSVDDWTAGFPLDVLADGRNAMLAVAMNDEPLPIIHGFPARLVVAGLYGYVSAVKWVEEISLDTWDGFNGYWVPRGWSKLGPMKTASRIDVPEPFSEIAAGATPVAGVAWSPPRGISAVEISIDQGEWQRCEIAAPGSDETWVQWRTTWDATPGDHILQVRAIDGAGDLQPIGPKAVAPDGAEGWHAIRVGVA, encoded by the coding sequence ATGGAAGCTGAGGAGCGAGCGGGCACGGATCATCCCGCCTGGTACGGCGCCGTCGCCGGCTTTCTCGCCGCGGCCATCGCGCTGATCTTCGGCGAGGTCGTGGAGGCGTTCTCCGAGACCATCCCGGGGCTCGTGCTCGGCATGGGCGAGTGGATTCTCGACATCACGCCCGGTGAGGTCGCCCAGGAGAGCATCGAGAACCTCGGCAGCAGCGGCAAGTCGTCGCTGATTCCGGGCATCACGATCACGGCGCTGCTCCTCGGCGCCGGGCTCGGCTATCTGTCCAGGCGCCGCTCCCTCTGGATCGGTGTCGCCGGCTTCGCGGCGTTCGGCCTGCTCGGCGGGTTCACGACCGCCCGCAACCCCCAGTCCCCCGCGCTCGCGAGCTGGTTCTGGGCGATCGTCGCCGCCCTGCTCGGTATCGGCACGCTCGTGCTCCTGCTGACGCGACTGCATCGTCCCACCCGTCTGGCCGGGGTCCTCGAGGATCCCCGGGAGAAGCGACCCACCCGCCGGGCCTTCCTCACCTGGTCCGCCGGTGCCGGGGCGGTCGCCGTCACCGGCATGACGGTCGCGCGGGCCGCCGAGGGCACCAGCGCGGCGGAGGTCGCCCGCCGCGAGCTCGACTTCTCCGGAGTCACCGGCACGACGACGCTCCCCACCGGCGATCCGATCACGCCGGGTTCGTTCGACACCGTCGACGGCATCGCCCGCTACATCACCCCGAACGACACCTTCTACCGGATCGACACCGCGCTGAGCGTCCCGCAGGTCGACCCGGACTCCTGGTCGCTCTCGTTCACCGGCATGGTCGACAACCCCTACTCGCTCACCTTCGAGGAGATCCTGGCCATGGACCTCGAGGAGCACGTCATCACCCTGTCCTGCGTGTCGAACAATGTGGGCGGCGGGCTCGTCGGCAACGCCAAGTGGGCAGGCGTGCCCCTCACCCGACTGCTCGACGAGGCCGGCGTGCAGCCGGGCGCCGAACAGGTCGTCGGGCGCTCGGTCGACGACTGGACGGCCGGCTTCCCGCTCGACGTCCTCGCCGACGGCCGCAACGCCATGCTCGCCGTCGCGATGAACGACGAGCCACTCCCGATCATCCACGGCTTCCCGGCCCGGCTGGTCGTGGCCGGGCTCTACGGCTACGTCTCGGCGGTCAAGTGGGTCGAGGAGATCAGCCTCGACACGTGGGACGGCTTCAACGGCTATTGGGTGCCCCGTGGGTGGTCGAAGCTCGGCCCGATGAAGACCGCGTCGCGTATCGACGTGCCCGAGCCGTTCTCCGAGATCGCGGCTGGCGCGACACCGGTCGCGGGCGTCGCCTGGTCGCCGCCCCGGGGCATCTCGGCCGTCGAGATCTCGATCGACCAGGGCGAGTGGCAGCGCTGTGAGATCGCCGCCCCCGGCAGCGACGAGACCTGGGTCCAATGGCGGACCACCTGGGACGCCACGCCGGGCGATCACATCCTCCAGGTGCGCGCCATCGACGGTGCGGGCGACCTCCAGCCGATCGGGCCGAAGGCCGTGGCCCCGGACGGAGCGGAGGGCTGGCACGCCATCCGCGTGGGTGTCGCCTGA
- a CDS encoding nucleotidyltransferase family protein: protein MVPGAPAVVDDALRELAAVDGPLDLDRALAPMSTGGRGQLIEAVRRHRLDAAFADALQRAGHEVPVDIAADVDDDRLLRLQVTAALGRVAEVLDRADVPWLTFKGPVIAALMARPELRTYNDLDVLVGATDLGSAVEALIAAGVDELNENWVPYVRHRVGEVPMTAGSVSIDLHWHVIGLGHHRRSIRFDPTAMLARRRPVELAGASRPTFDASDELLHLVVHAALSGATRLDQLRDIAVVVANDDIDWGEFAQRAGGVGVAKLAGHTLDRAARVLGAPVSDPVLRRMAGSSLDRRRRFDGDAVGALRGIGVWWRRDRATASAGAALRRIADVVTRIPGRRGGWDFTDENSRLYHARATGGSTARDDYFRRVADWV, encoded by the coding sequence ATGGTTCCCGGAGCCCCCGCCGTCGTGGATGATGCGCTGCGTGAACTCGCGGCCGTGGACGGCCCGCTGGATCTCGACCGCGCACTGGCCCCGATGTCGACGGGTGGGAGGGGACAGCTGATCGAGGCGGTGCGGCGGCACCGCCTCGATGCCGCGTTCGCCGATGCCCTCCAGCGGGCCGGGCACGAGGTGCCGGTCGACATCGCGGCCGACGTGGACGACGACCGCCTCCTGCGGCTGCAGGTCACCGCGGCCCTCGGTCGTGTCGCGGAGGTGCTCGACCGCGCCGACGTGCCGTGGTTGACGTTCAAGGGGCCGGTCATCGCCGCGCTCATGGCTCGACCGGAGTTGCGCACGTACAACGATCTCGACGTGCTGGTGGGGGCAACCGACCTGGGTTCGGCGGTCGAGGCGCTGATCGCGGCCGGCGTCGACGAGCTCAACGAGAACTGGGTGCCCTATGTGCGCCATCGGGTCGGTGAGGTTCCGATGACCGCCGGGTCGGTCAGCATCGATCTCCATTGGCATGTCATCGGCCTCGGGCACCACCGGCGATCGATCCGCTTCGACCCGACGGCGATGCTCGCCCGTCGTCGTCCGGTGGAGCTGGCCGGCGCCTCCCGGCCGACGTTCGACGCGAGCGACGAGCTGCTGCATCTCGTCGTGCACGCGGCGCTGTCCGGGGCGACACGACTCGACCAGCTCCGCGACATCGCCGTGGTGGTGGCCAATGACGACATCGACTGGGGCGAGTTCGCCCAGCGGGCCGGTGGGGTGGGTGTCGCCAAGCTCGCAGGCCACACGCTCGACCGGGCGGCGCGGGTGCTCGGCGCACCGGTGAGCGACCCGGTCCTGCGCCGCATGGCGGGCTCGTCGCTGGATCGCCGGCGGCGCTTCGACGGCGACGCGGTCGGGGCTCTCCGCGGCATCGGTGTCTGGTGGCGGCGCGACCGAGCCACGGCGTCTGCGGGGGCGGCGCTGCGCCGCATCGCCGACGTGGTGACGCGCATCCCCGGCCGGCGGGGCGGCTGGGATTTCACGGATGAGAACTCACGCCTGTACCACGCCCGCGCCACCGGCGGTTCGACGGCGCGTGACGACTACTTCCGACGCGTGGCCGACTGGGTCTGA
- a CDS encoding S24/S26 family peptidase: MAPDADAVARLLRARVGDAPVELAVAGSSMAGVIATGSTVVIEAADRPRRGEIWAFVEDDGRVVVHRVRELDGDLVIGRGAGNPLDDDPVARDRLVGRVSAATHGGQVRRFGAWDRRRSHVSFTLRRLLRRFRRSRSR; the protein is encoded by the coding sequence ATGGCTCCCGACGCCGACGCCGTCGCCCGGCTCCTCCGAGCCCGCGTGGGTGACGCACCCGTGGAACTCGCGGTTGCGGGGTCGAGCATGGCCGGCGTGATCGCCACCGGGAGCACGGTCGTCATCGAGGCCGCGGACCGTCCCCGGCGCGGCGAGATCTGGGCGTTCGTCGAGGACGATGGCCGCGTCGTCGTCCACCGTGTCCGCGAGCTGGACGGCGATCTGGTGATCGGCCGCGGCGCCGGGAATCCGCTCGATGACGATCCCGTGGCCCGGGACCGCCTGGTCGGCCGTGTGTCGGCGGCGACCCACGGTGGTCAGGTTCGCCGTTTCGGGGCCTGGGATCGACGCCGCAGTCACGTCTCGTTCACGCTCCGCAGGCTCCTGCGCCGTTTCCGCCGTTCACGATCACGGTGA
- a CDS encoding ABC transporter permease — protein sequence MTANARRLRAVFRKELTTLTSYRVAMVLRLVNIGYFAVSFYFIAELVGDAESLQGFSGGYFEFALVGSIVASWADVGISSFAEQISEEQNEGTLEAILVTPTPIWTVMTASHFVAIIFVVAETVLLVGVGLALFGAGIPVLAMVTAVPVLLLTTLSFIPIGILAAAFIVLVKRGDPITGPGHQLTLLLSGALYPLSVLPGWLEVVTKLVPATYGVRATRSLVQTDAAYTETLDEMAVLIAFAAIALPISLAVFRRAVTVARRAGTLGTY from the coding sequence GTGACGGCGAACGCCCGCCGTCTCCGGGCCGTGTTCCGCAAGGAACTCACGACGCTCACGTCGTATCGCGTCGCGATGGTGCTGCGCCTCGTCAACATCGGCTACTTCGCCGTCAGCTTCTACTTCATCGCCGAGCTCGTGGGCGACGCCGAGTCACTCCAGGGCTTCAGCGGCGGTTACTTCGAGTTCGCCCTCGTCGGCTCGATCGTGGCGAGCTGGGCTGACGTCGGCATCTCCTCGTTCGCCGAGCAGATCAGCGAGGAGCAGAACGAGGGAACCCTGGAAGCGATCCTGGTCACGCCGACCCCGATCTGGACCGTGATGACGGCGAGCCACTTCGTCGCGATCATCTTCGTGGTCGCCGAGACGGTGCTCCTCGTCGGCGTCGGGTTGGCGCTGTTCGGTGCCGGCATCCCCGTCCTCGCGATGGTGACCGCGGTCCCGGTGCTGCTGTTGACGACACTCTCCTTCATCCCGATCGGCATCCTCGCCGCGGCCTTTATCGTGCTGGTCAAGCGGGGCGACCCGATCACCGGGCCGGGTCATCAGCTGACGCTGCTCCTGTCCGGAGCGCTGTATCCGTTGTCGGTGCTCCCGGGATGGCTGGAGGTCGTCACGAAACTCGTGCCGGCCACTTACGGCGTGCGGGCCACCAGATCGCTCGTGCAGACCGACGCCGCCTACACCGAGACGCTCGACGAGATGGCGGTGCTGATCGCCTTCGCCGCGATCGCGCTGCCGATCTCGCTCGCCGTCTTCCGGCGGGCGGTCACCGTCGCCCGCCGGGCCGGCACGCTCGGCACCTACTGA
- a CDS encoding ABC transporter ATP-binding protein — translation MLEVAGIGMTYRPARGLLGLLVRSASDEPVRALDDVDLTVNAGEVVGIVGPNGAGKSTLLRAITTLLVPTEGSVTINGREVTPDDDAAKVSFGLSIPNERSFYWRLTGRQNLHYFAALAGLDEETATRRVEETMTERGLAHRDKAVFGYSSGMLAQLGIARATLHEPPLLVLDEPTRSIDPIAGRLLCQQIRGLAADGRAVLMASHRLDEVVLACDRVVALINGRIEWEGSAAEIAGDPAGLGAHLERLVDDAGEPDL, via the coding sequence ATGCTCGAGGTCGCCGGTATCGGCATGACCTACCGGCCGGCCCGGGGCCTGCTCGGCCTGTTGGTCCGCTCGGCCTCCGACGAACCCGTGCGGGCCCTCGACGACGTCGACCTCACGGTGAACGCCGGCGAAGTCGTCGGGATCGTCGGACCGAACGGCGCCGGCAAGTCGACCCTGCTGCGGGCGATCACGACCCTGCTCGTCCCGACCGAGGGCTCGGTGACGATCAACGGCCGCGAGGTGACGCCCGACGACGACGCGGCCAAGGTGAGCTTCGGCCTCTCGATCCCGAACGAGCGGTCGTTCTACTGGCGGCTGACCGGGCGCCAGAACCTCCACTACTTCGCCGCCCTGGCCGGACTCGACGAGGAGACCGCCACCCGCCGGGTCGAGGAGACGATGACCGAGCGCGGTCTGGCCCATCGCGACAAGGCCGTCTTCGGCTACTCCTCGGGGATGCTCGCCCAGCTCGGCATCGCCCGGGCGACGCTGCACGAACCACCGCTGCTCGTGCTCGACGAGCCGACCCGCAGCATCGACCCGATCGCGGGCCGCCTCCTGTGCCAGCAGATCCGGGGGCTCGCCGCGGACGGGCGCGCGGTGTTGATGGCGAGCCATCGCCTCGACGAGGTCGTGCTCGCCTGCGATCGCGTGGTCGCCCTGATCAACGGCCGGATCGAGTGGGAAGGCAGCGCGGCCGAGATCGCGGGCGACCCCGCCGGTCTCGGTGCCCATCTCGAACGGCTGGTGGACGACGCCGGGGAGCCGGACCTGTGA
- a CDS encoding PqqD family protein — MGIRRRAGVSYEPSGESVVILDAEGTVLTTLNAVGAVVWKELDGERDARALARDLVGDFDGVDEDELAGDIETFIESLAESSLVDVD, encoded by the coding sequence ATGGGAATTCGACGACGAGCGGGCGTCTCCTACGAACCGAGCGGCGAGTCCGTCGTGATCCTCGATGCCGAGGGGACCGTGTTGACCACACTCAACGCCGTCGGCGCGGTGGTGTGGAAGGAGCTCGACGGCGAACGTGACGCCCGCGCCCTGGCCCGCGACCTGGTCGGCGACTTCGACGGTGTCGACGAGGACGAACTGGCCGGCGACATCGAGACGTTCATCGAGAGCCTCGCCGAGTCGTCGTTGGTGGACGTGGACTGA
- the rsgA gene encoding ribosome small subunit-dependent GTPase A, translating into MTDELGPWGLAFGPPGTETAGGRIGRVVRVDRGECDVMTADGRVRVLSDSQRAQDEVAPVTGDWVVLEEEDGLGTVVGHVFDRTTSVSRRDPAERDLEQVLASNVQLVAAVHGLDRPLPPGRLERLLVLAHKSGAEPVVILTKGDEAVDDEIEAVVRSVARDIPVIVTSTVDGRGLDDVVGLIGAGRTLALVGASGVGKSSLVNAILGEELLEIGDVRSSDAKGRHTTTARELILLPDDAGLLLDTPGIRAIGLWEAEDALDLVFGDLEERAASCRFGDCAHRGEPGCAIAEAVDAGEVDGRRVDRYRALVDELAAQREREEERERRERKDGPRRGRGRRR; encoded by the coding sequence TTGACTGACGAACTGGGCCCCTGGGGTCTCGCTTTCGGGCCGCCGGGCACCGAGACGGCGGGCGGCCGCATCGGCCGCGTGGTCCGCGTGGATCGCGGTGAGTGCGATGTGATGACCGCGGACGGACGCGTGCGGGTGCTGTCGGACTCCCAGCGGGCGCAGGACGAGGTCGCGCCCGTGACCGGCGACTGGGTCGTGCTCGAGGAGGAGGACGGACTCGGCACCGTTGTCGGGCATGTCTTCGACCGGACCACCAGCGTGAGCCGCCGGGATCCGGCCGAGCGTGACCTCGAACAGGTCCTGGCGTCGAACGTGCAGCTCGTGGCCGCGGTGCACGGTCTCGACCGGCCGCTGCCGCCGGGCCGTCTCGAGCGCCTGCTCGTGCTCGCCCACAAGAGCGGGGCCGAGCCCGTGGTCATCCTGACCAAGGGCGACGAGGCGGTCGACGACGAGATCGAGGCGGTCGTGCGGTCGGTCGCTCGCGACATTCCCGTGATCGTGACCAGCACCGTCGATGGCCGTGGGCTCGACGATGTCGTGGGCCTCATCGGTGCCGGCCGCACCCTCGCTCTCGTCGGCGCGAGTGGCGTGGGCAAGTCCTCCCTGGTCAACGCGATCCTGGGCGAGGAGCTGCTGGAGATCGGCGACGTGCGGTCGTCGGACGCCAAAGGCCGCCACACCACGACCGCCCGCGAGCTCATCCTGCTTCCCGACGACGCCGGTCTGCTGCTCGACACGCCGGGGATCCGGGCGATCGGCCTGTGGGAGGCGGAGGACGCCCTCGATCTCGTGTTCGGCGATCTGGAGGAGCGGGCGGCGTCGTGCCGGTTCGGTGACTGTGCGCACCGCGGCGAGCCGGGATGCGCGATCGCCGAGGCGGTCGATGCCGGCGAGGTCGACGGTCGTCGCGTCGATCGCTACCGGGCACTGGTGGACGAGCTGGCGGCCCAGCGCGAGCGCGAGGAGGAACGGGAGCGTCGTGAGCGCAAGGACGGGCCCCGCCGTGGGCGGGGCCGCCGGCGCTGA